A stretch of Gossypium hirsutum isolate 1008001.06 chromosome A06, Gossypium_hirsutum_v2.1, whole genome shotgun sequence DNA encodes these proteins:
- the LOC121230404 gene encoding uncharacterized protein yields MSKEVEGMETRGRARKASCSRDILSALEDRVVTLESLMGDIKERVEDVDDRLHDGLQSMQEQLKEYVTDNMKQLTGRDDAIEAMVVALKGEIAELKGELTIYKVALGNGGLAAAAPKPNIDVPKPKEFKGTRSARDVDNFLWGIEQYFCAKGITEDVTKVTTAAMYLSDVALLWWHRRSTDVRRGGSKIETWEEFRCEFKAQFYPEYAEDEARARLRRLAQQGTVREYVQEFSELMLQISDMGEKEAFFSFMDGLKPWAKQELQRRRVQELTKAMSVAESLAEFGGRKDNSNSSKPRLKGNSGGDKERPTRNGDGKKPWDKRKSGPIRCFYCEGPHMIKDCPKKAALKAMEAKGDFLIAKQVGNLLRHCGSSKGRLTSSIRRMRRGRR; encoded by the exons ATGTCAAAAGAAGTTGAGGgaatggagacccgtgggagggctaggaAAGCCAGTTGCTCAAGGGACATATTGTCAGCTTTAGAGGATCGCGTCGTCACTCTCGAGAGTTTAATGGGGGATATCAAGGAGAGGGTTGAAGATGTTGATGATAGGCTCCATGATGGACTGCAGTCCATGCAGGAGCAGCTTAAAGAGTATGTGACGGATAATATGAAACAGTTGACTGGTAGAGATGATGCCATTGAGGCTATGGTGGTGGCCTTGAAGGGAGAGATTGcggagctcaagggtgaactcacaatctacaaggTTGCCTTGGGCAATGGTGGGTTAGCGGCTGCCGCACCCAAGCCCAATATTGATGTTCCCAAGCCAAAAGAGTTTAAGGGAACAAGGTCCGCAAGAGATGTGGACAACTTTTTGTGGGGAATCGAGCAATACTtctgtgccaaaggcatcacgGAGGATGTCACTAAGGTAACTACTGCTGCGATGTATTTATCTGACGTTGCTTTGTTGTGGTGGCATCGTAGGTCCActgatgtgagacgtggtgggTCTAAAATCGAAACATGGGAGGAGTTTCGATGTGAGTTCAAagcacagttttacccagagtatGCCGAAGATGAGGCTCGGGCAAGGTTGCGTCGGCTTGCGCAACAAGGCACTGTGAGGGAGTATGTACAGGAGTTTAGCGAGCTTATGCTCCAAATCTCAGATATGGGGGAGAAAGAGGCATTCTTTTCCTTTATGGACGGATTAAAACCGTGGGCGAAGCAAGAGTTGCAGCGTCGAAGAGTTCAAGAGCTCACCAAGGCTATGTCAGTAGCAGAATCACTTGCTGAATTTGGTGGGAGGAAAGACAATTCCAATTCTTCTAAACCCAGATTAAAGGGTAATAGTGGGGGAGATAAAGAAAGGCCCACTAGGAATGGCGATGGTAAGAAACCTTGGGACAAGAGAAAGAGTGGGCCTATAAGGTGCTTCTACTGTgagggtccacatatgatcaaggaCTGTCCAAAGAAGGCCGCTCTCAAGGCTATGGAAGCAAAGGG GGACTTCCTGATAGCGAAGCAAGTTGGGAACCTGCTGAGGCATTGTGGCAGTTCCAAGGGAAGATTGACCAGTTCCATAAGGAGGAtgcgacgagggcgtcgctag